The following DNA comes from Acholeplasma equirhinis.
AATTGAAGAAGAAACAAAACATGATGTGATAGCTTTTACAAAAGCATGCATGGAAACATTAGGTGAAGAAGCTAAGTGGTTTCATTATGGTTTAACCTCAAATGATGTCGTTGATACAGCATATGGTTTGTTAATAAAAGAAGCAAACCAGTACATTGAAACTGAAATTATTGAATTTTTGTCGACGCTCAAAGCGATGGCATTAAAGTATAAAGATACAATCATGATGGGTAGAACACATGGAATGCATGCAGATTTAACTACATTTGGTTTAAAGTTTGCTTTATATTATGATGAGTTTAATCGTCATTTAAAACGTTTTAGATTAGCAAGAAAAGATATTGAGATTGGTAAAATTTCAGGTGCAGTTGGTAACTTTGCACATGTTGATCCAATGATTCAAAAATTAGCACTAGAAAAACTAGGTCTTAATGAGGCAAATATTTCAACTCAAATTTTACAAAGAGATCTGCATGCATTTTACATACAAGTATTGTCTTTAATTGCCTCTTCGATAGAAAAGATTGCGGTTGAAATTAGACATTTATCTCGAACAGAAGTCAATGAGGTTGAAGAAGGTTTTTCTAAAAATCAAAAAGGTTCATCTGCCATGCCGCATAAAAAGAATCCGATTGCCTCAGAAAACATGGCAGGTATTGCAAGAGTCATTCGCGGTTATGTTGTCACTGCAAATGAAAATATTGCGCTTTGGCATGAACGTGATATCTCACACTCATCTGCAGAACGCATCATCATTCCTGATGCAACAAGCTTAATTTATTATATGTTGAATCGTTATCGAAATGTCTTAAAAAACCTTGTTGTCAAAGAAGACCAAATGCTTAAGAATTTATCTTTGAACTATGGTGTATTTTTTAGTCAAAAGTTATTGAAAGCTTTAATTGATAAGAATTTAGATCGAGATCAAGCTTATGACATCGTTCAAAAATTGACTTTTGATGCGTTAAAAAATAAAGTCCAATTTGAAGATGTGGTTTCAAAAGATGAAATAATCCTAAACGTATTGAAAAAAGAAGAAATTAAAACTGTATTTAAACTAGAAGGCTATTTAAATCATTTAGATGAAATCTATAAAAGTGTGGGAATATAAGCCTTATTTATTAATAAATAAAGTTCAAGTGTTAAAATGAAGACATAAGGGAGGTATTTAGTATGACAGTTAAACAATATTTGGAAACTGAAAAACCAAAAAAATATATTATCACCGACCGTATGCGTACACCATTTTCTGATGAGCAACTCAAATGGTTAGATCTTGCAGAAATAGACATTAGAAATGTTGATAAAGTTGATGCTGAAACAATACGCATTCAAACTGATTATATGCCTGATGCTTGTTAATGAATAAACAACCTTTAATGGTTGTTTTTTTTATGCAAATTTTCGTCAAAATAATGTGTTGACATTTTGAAATTATTCTATATAATATATGCAGTTTCAGTTTATTATTGTTTAACCAATAGTTAATATATACTAAACATTTGAAAGTTAAATTCTTTTTAAAAATTACTGTGAGTAAACTCATAAAGAAAGGAACTAAGATGGCAGCATTAATTCAACTAAAAGACGTAACAAAAGAATACAACGGGCAAGTTGTATTAAGAGGTATCGACTTAGAAATTAAAAGTAACGAATTTGTTACATTCTTAGGGCCATCTGGCTGCGGTAAGACAACTACTCTACGTATTATCGGTGGTTTTGTTGAACCTACAAGTGGTGAGGTCCTATTTGACGGGGAAGATATTTTAAAACTTCCAGCATATAAGAGACCAACAAATACTGTATTTCAACGTTATGCTTTATTTCCACATTTAAATGTTTTTGAAAATGTTGCATTCGGTCTACGTGTAAAGGGTAGAAATGCTCAACAAAGAACTGAAATTGAAGAATTGAAGAAAGAACTAAAGACTAAACTAGCTCAACTTGACAATAAATCAGAAAAATCAGATTTAATTAATTCAAATAATGAAAAGATTGAAGCAATCAAAAAGACTTTCATCACTAAAAAAGAATTTGAAAAGATGATTGATCAAAAAGTTGCTAAATATTTAAAACTTGTTGGACTAGAAGGATATGAAGATCGCCACATTAATAAGCTATCTGGTGGTCAAATGCAAAGAGTTGCTATCGCAAGAGCGTTAATTAATGAACCAAAGGTTTTACTACTTGATGAACCACTTGCTGCACTTGACTTAAAACTTCGTCAAGAAATGCAATATGAATTAAAAGAAATTCAAAAGAGTGCAGGTATTACCTTCATCTTTGTAACACATGACCAAGAGGAAGCTTTAACAATGAGTGATAAAATTGTGGTTATGAACAAAGGTGAAATTCAACAAGTTGGTACACCAATTGATATTTATAATGAACCAGTGAACCGTTTTGTTGCAAACTTTATTGGTGAGTCTAATATTGTTCCTGGTATTATGAAGAAAGATTTCTTAGTGAGTTTTGATGGTAATGATTTTGAATGTGTTGATAAGGGATTCAATGATAATCAAGAAATTGAAGTTGTCTTACGTCCTGAAGATTTAGATATTGTTGAACGCGGTAAAGGAAAAATCCCTGGTGTTGTCGATTCAGTAATCTTTAAAGGGGTACACTTTGAAATTGATGTAAAAACTGCACATAGAACTTATACAGTTCATACCACTGACTATAGAGCAGAAGGTAGTGAAATTGATTTAGATTGGTGGCCTGAGGACATCCATGTCATGGAGGTCTGGTAATGGAACAATTGATTCGAAATAAACAAACAAATTCTAAAGAAAAAATTAAATTTGAAACCGTACTTGGTATTCCTTATTACATTGCACTCGTCGTATTTGTTATCGTACCATTATTAATTATGGCATTATATGCATTCACGACAAATGAAACAAGATCCATTTTCAATATCAAATTTACAACAGATAATTTTTTAAGATTTGTGAATACACCTTCATTTGTTAACTCAATGTGGGAATCCATTTGGATTGCAATTCAATCAACTTTCTTTTGTTTATTAATTTGCTATCCACTTGCATATATCGTTTCTCTTATGAAAAAGAGAACACAAACAATTCTTGTCTTGTTACTTACTGCTACAATGTGGATTAATTCATTGATTTTAATTCATTCAATGAAAAACGTATTTCTAATTGCAGGATCATTTTTTGTTGGTGGTAATGCACCATTTCTACAACAAGCAATTTTCCTTGGTCATGATTACTCAATCATTATTGGTATGATCTTCTTGTATTTTCCATATATGTTCTTACCAATCTATACACAGATGACTAAAATTGACCACCATTTATTAGAAGGTGCAGCTGACCTTGGTGCAAATAAGTTCCAAACAATTATTCGAGTTGTTGTACCACTTACGATGTCATCAGTGATTGCAAGTTGCCTTGTCGTGTTGCTTCCTGCAACAACAACCTTAGTTGTACCTGAAATCATGGCATATGGTAATCGACCAATGATTGGTAACTTAATTGAACGAAGAGGTGGCTCTGGTAACTTTGGTGAGATGGCAGCAATTGCATTAATCTTAACATTAGTCTTACTTGTCATTGTCTTTGTTATGAAAAAGTTAAATCGATATGAGGAGGTACTTTCAAATGATTAAGAAAGTTTCCATCTACTCATATATATTTATTGGATTAGTACTAGCATTTATTTATATCCCATTAATAGTTATGGTTATCTTCTCATTTAATGAATTAGGTAGTCAAACAGTTTATCAAGGATTTAGTTTTAAATGGTATGGTGATATCTTTAAAAATCCAGAACTTTCTAAAGCAATCACAAATACATTAATGATTTCAATCATTTCTACAGTCATTGCAACCATACTTGCAACACTTGCAGCACTTGGACTTTCTAAACAAAAGAAAATCTTTAGAGAAATTGTCTTAGGTGTAAATAATATTCCAATTTTATCACCGGATATTCTAACTGCAGTTGCATTCTTATTATTCTTTATTGCATTATCAATTGAACCAAACATGATGACAATGATC
Coding sequences within:
- a CDS encoding ABC transporter ATP-binding protein; this translates as MAALIQLKDVTKEYNGQVVLRGIDLEIKSNEFVTFLGPSGCGKTTTLRIIGGFVEPTSGEVLFDGEDILKLPAYKRPTNTVFQRYALFPHLNVFENVAFGLRVKGRNAQQRTEIEELKKELKTKLAQLDNKSEKSDLINSNNEKIEAIKKTFITKKEFEKMIDQKVAKYLKLVGLEGYEDRHINKLSGGQMQRVAIARALINEPKVLLLDEPLAALDLKLRQEMQYELKEIQKSAGITFIFVTHDQEEALTMSDKIVVMNKGEIQQVGTPIDIYNEPVNRFVANFIGESNIVPGIMKKDFLVSFDGNDFECVDKGFNDNQEIEVVLRPEDLDIVERGKGKIPGVVDSVIFKGVHFEIDVKTAHRTYTVHTTDYRAEGSEIDLDWWPEDIHVMEVW
- a CDS encoding ABC transporter permease — its product is MEQLIRNKQTNSKEKIKFETVLGIPYYIALVVFVIVPLLIMALYAFTTNETRSIFNIKFTTDNFLRFVNTPSFVNSMWESIWIAIQSTFFCLLICYPLAYIVSLMKKRTQTILVLLLTATMWINSLILIHSMKNVFLIAGSFFVGGNAPFLQQAIFLGHDYSIIIGMIFLYFPYMFLPIYTQMTKIDHHLLEGAADLGANKFQTIIRVVVPLTMSSVIASCLVVLLPATTTLVVPEIMAYGNRPMIGNLIERRGGSGNFGEMAAIALILTLVLLVIVFVMKKLNRYEEVLSND
- a CDS encoding ABC transporter permease, which codes for MIKKVSIYSYIFIGLVLAFIYIPLIVMVIFSFNELGSQTVYQGFSFKWYGDIFKNPELSKAITNTLMISIISTVIATILATLAALGLSKQKKIFREIVLGVNNIPILSPDILTAVAFLLFFIALSIEPNMMTMIIGHVTISAPYAFVTIYPKVRGLDPNIQEAAYDLGATPIKALFKVILPQLSGVILAGAAMAFTISFDDYIVSQLAGGGVSNISIYLYSLNRGIEPSVNALSTIIILAIGIKVVYDLVKSKNEREGEE
- the purB gene encoding adenylosuccinate lyase, whose amino-acid sequence is MIDRYTDIKFKKLWSDQNKFETYLKVELAASFAHHKIGLFDQATLDKLSKANFNLNRIYEIEEETKHDVIAFTKACMETLGEEAKWFHYGLTSNDVVDTAYGLLIKEANQYIETEIIEFLSTLKAMALKYKDTIMMGRTHGMHADLTTFGLKFALYYDEFNRHLKRFRLARKDIEIGKISGAVGNFAHVDPMIQKLALEKLGLNEANISTQILQRDLHAFYIQVLSLIASSIEKIAVEIRHLSRTEVNEVEEGFSKNQKGSSAMPHKKNPIASENMAGIARVIRGYVVTANENIALWHERDISHSSAERIIIPDATSLIYYMLNRYRNVLKNLVVKEDQMLKNLSLNYGVFFSQKLLKALIDKNLDRDQAYDIVQKLTFDALKNKVQFEDVVSKDEIILNVLKKEEIKTVFKLEGYLNHLDEIYKSVGI